One part of the Rutidosis leptorrhynchoides isolate AG116_Rl617_1_P2 chromosome 1, CSIRO_AGI_Rlap_v1, whole genome shotgun sequence genome encodes these proteins:
- the LOC139871446 gene encoding uncharacterized protein, with amino-acid sequence MKPNNNDMVGAQRGKKFEGQGPNWILIAGGALLSTLSVRLGYRLKQILDVKQQQNTTSSSKEKGKHVPRKRAGSCRSHSNLYCFEHDDGCFNCISGTEGDKETKSQHNGQLHTEPEMVLPLVTVSAPVYNKENGVMWASSPDRLELPQKPFHRSNSSDSPCVSESGSDIFSKREVIQKLRQQLKRRDDMILEMQDQIAELQNSLSSQRSHSDHLQSLLEASNRDLFDSEREIQRLRKAIADNICVGPEKPYGNSNSNGFVDIESSFESLDKGSGGSETDKIEMLKREVGELKELIDGKDYLLQNYKEQKSELSLKVKELQNRLDSQVPNIL; translated from the exons ATGAAACCAAATAACAATGATATGGTGGGTGCACAGAGGGGGAAAAAGTTTGAGGGTCAAGGGCCAAACTGGATTTTAATAGCAGGTGGTGCCTTATTAAGTACACTTTCAGTTCGTCTTGGTTACAGGCTTAAACAGATCCTTGATGTGAAGCAGCAACAAAATACTACCAGTAGTTCAAAAG AAAAAGGGAAACATGTACCCAGAAAGAGGGCAGGAAGCTGTCGTTCACACTCAAACCTGTATTGTTTTGAACACGATGATGGTTGCTTCAATTGCATTTCAG GAACAGAAGGTGACAAGGAGACTAAATCACAACACAATGGCCAGTTGCATACAGAACCCGAAATGGTACTCCCTTTAGTAACGGTCTCAGCTCCAGTATACAACAAAGAAAACGGTGTAATGTGGGCATCATCACCCGACAGACTCGAGCTACCGCAAAAACCATTCCACCGTTCAAACAGCTCCGACTCACCATGTGTCTCAGAATCCGGGTCTGATATATTCAGTAAACGTGAAGTCATACAAAAACTAAGACAACAATTAAAAAGACGAGACGACATGATACTAGAAATGCAAGATCAGATTGCAGAGCTACAAAATTCATTAAGTTCTCAACGCTCTCATTCAGACCATTTACAATCACTATTGGAAGCTTCAAACCGGGATCTGTTCGATTCAGAGAGAGAAATTCAGAGGTTAAGAAAGGCTATTGCTGATAATATATGTGTGGGCCCTGAAAAACCGTATGGGAATTCGAATTCAAACGGGTTTGTAGACATTGAAAGCAGCTTTGAGTCTTTGGATAAAGGAAGTGGAGGAAGCGAGACTGATAAAATCGAGATGTTGAAAAGGGAAGTAGGCGAGTTGAAAGAGTTGATAGATGGGAAAGATTATCTGCTTCAAAATTACAAGGAGCAAAAATCGGAACTTTCGTTGAAGGTTAAGGAGTTGCAGAACAGGTTGGATTCTCAGGTTCCAAATATTTTGTAG